aagttaattgaagatgcaaaatatgtgtgctggaatagaaagcgtgaagactccgatgttatgagagatattttttgggcgcatccagattcagtgaagttgttgaatttgtttccgattgtgttgattatggacagtacctacaaaaccaataaatacagaatgccattacttgaaattgttggtatgacatcaacagagaaaacatttgtagttgggtttgcttatttggaatgtgagagggaagaaaacttttgttgggcattagagagactaaaagatttgtttgttacacaaaataaattccctCAAGTAATTGTGACAGACAGAGATCTTGCGTTAATGAATGCAGTTGGCATTGTGTTTCCACATGCTGTTAATTTACTTTGTCGATTTCATatcgaaaaaaatgttggagcaaaatgcaagcaatatgtcttaaaggatagacaagagtcaatattgaatatgtggaaagaCATTATGTATTGTAGTAATGAAAAAGAGTATATGATGCGCTTGCATATGTTTGAACAATCATGTGTTGATACTaaagtgtttgttgattatgtcaaagaaacttggttgactccacataaggaaagatttgttgaagcatggacaaataaagtgatgcatttggggaacacaacgactaacaggtatttaatataattttattatatattgttgaattttacAGGGTTGAGTCGGCTCACtggaaactgaagttaatgttagaaaatagcatgagtgatttgtgtaaatgttgggaggctatgaacaacatgataaggttacaacataaaagaatcagagcctcgtttcaaaaaagtttttatgatgaagagcatgAGCACAGAAATCCATTTTATCAGAGATTGAATACATTTGTATCAACAGAAGCTCAAAGACGTATTGCTGAAGAATACGACAAAGTTGAGTGGGTGGGTACTGACAAATCTATATGTGGGTGTTCTCTGAGAAGGACATACGGATTACCTTGTGCTTGTGAATTgggacaatataaattaatgggtgaaccaattcctctagattctgtgcatattcaatggagaaaattaagcatggaaTGTGAACTCACTCAAGACACAGAAGATGGATCAGAGTTGGATATGTCTACTGAGATGAATGCCTTATGGAAACGCTTTCGATCACTTGATGTTATTGGGAAACGAGTGTTGAAGAGTAAAGTGCGTGAACTTGCTTTTCCAAGTACAAGTTCAATATGTCCACCACCTGAAAAAGTCAAAACCAAAGGAAGAGTGAAGAAGAGTAAGGGTATGAAGCCAGatggatatgatgtatatcgagacccttcttactttgagcatgttaatgcaacatatggTGAAGATATTGGTTCCCAACCCTCTCaatcaaagaagagacaagcctctcaatcaaagaaacacCCCTCTCAGTCatctcattcttcaaaaaatttgttattgacACAATTTCCTGATATTATTCAGCcatacattgatgacatatttgacgtggcagctgatggaaattgtggttTTCGCGCTATTGCATTATTGCTTGGTTTCGGTGAAGAGTGTTGGTCTTTGGTCCGCAAGAGATTGGATCAAGAGATTGTTTCTCATGTAACTCCATATGATAGATTGTTCACAGGACGCATTAAAGAAGTAAGAGATTCGTTGATGATATCCGGCTTAGGTGTTCAACCCATGGATAAATGGTTGTCCATgcctgatatgggttacgtgatagcgacaacatataatattattcttgtcaCGTTCGGTCTGACATTTTCAATGACTTTCTTTCCTATGAGGGGTTCACATTCCggatcgacaaaaaatgatcgcatttgttgtattggttttgttaatgGAAATCACTGGGTTCcggtaattattttcttatacttttttaaattttattctgataattttgtcttatattttgttaatttatttaatttttgcagttAAAGATGAAAGATGGATTTCCAATGCCAGACATTGCACCAGGTTGGAAGCAATATCGTACCAATGAAGCAACTTCTTGGGCAATAGCATACACAGGCCGTCTACAACACTGGGGGTATTTATTAGGCCGGTTGTCACGTGTTACCCAAAATCCACCTACGGAACCCGTAGAGGCAATGTCTTTAGATGAaccttaatgttttaaaattgatacaaNNNNNNNNNNNNNNNNNNNNNNNNNNNNNNNNNNNNNNNNNNNNNNNNNNNNNNNNNNNNNNNNNNNNNNNNNNNNNNNNNNNNNNNNNNNNNNNNNNNNNNNNNNNNNNNNNNNNNNNNNNNNNNNNNNNNNNNNNNNNNNNNNNNNNNNNNNNNNNNNNNNNNNNNNNNNNNNNNNNNNNNNNNNNNNNNNNNNNNNNNNNNNNNNNNNNNNNNNNNNNNNNNNNNNNNNNNNNNNNNNNNNNNNNNNNNNNNNNNNNNNNNNNNNNNNNNNNNNNNNNNNNNNNNNNNNNNNNNNNNNNNNNNNNNNNNNNNNNNNNNNNNNNNNNNNNNNNNNNNNNNNNNNNNNNNNNNNNNNNNNNNNNNNNNNNNNNNNNNNNNNNNNNNNNNNNNNNNNNNNNNNNNNNNNNNNNNNNNNNNNNNNNNNNNNNNNNNNNNNNNNNNNNNNNNNNNNNNNNNNNNNNNNNNNNNNNNNNNNNNNNNNNNNNNNNNNNNNNNNNNNNNNNNNNNNNNNNNNNNNNNNNNNNNNNNNNNATTAATAAAGTAACCGacattacaataattaataaaataactattcaGAGACGGGTGAGTCtaacataacaataattaataaagtaaccgacattacaataattaataaaataactaacataaagtgttcataaaataaCCGACATAATAATAGTTCATCAaaagtgttcataaaataaCCTACATAACAACAGTTACAAAAGTGTTACTACTAACTAGTGCGACTACGTGATAAATACAAAGCTTTATAAAAGTGCCTATACAACTCATCATCTGGACTAGCTTGATGTTCACTCAACCCCTGCTGTATAAGATCACCGATCTGCTGTAGGATAGGTGGCGGCTGTGAACTAGAAGCATCTGCACTGGTGGGCGGTACACTATAACGTGGG
The genomic region above belongs to Cicer arietinum cultivar CDC Frontier isolate Library 1 chromosome 4, Cicar.CDCFrontier_v2.0, whole genome shotgun sequence and contains:
- the LOC140920121 gene encoding uncharacterized protein, with the translated sequence MAMLSQPPPIFDSRDTVVKWAKEIGIKNKVTVIIRRSDIETEKYHSIARERVESAHWKLKLMLENSMSDLCKCWEAMNNMIRLQHKRIRASFQKSFYDEEHEHRNPFYQRLNTFVSTEAQRRIAEEYDKVEWVGTDKSICGCSLRRTYGLPCACELGQYKLMGEPIPLDSVHIQWRKLSMECELTQDTEDGSELDMSTEMNALWKRFRSLDVIGKRVLKSKVRELAFPSTSSICPPPEKVKTKGRVKKSKGMKPDGYDVYRDPSYFEHVNATYGEDIGSQPSQSKKRQASQSKKHPSQSSHSSKNLLLTQFPDIIQPYIDDIFDVAADGNCGFRAIALLLGFGEECWSLVRKRLDQEIVSHVTPYDRLFTGRIKEVRDSLMISGLGVQPMDKWLSMPDMGYVIATTYNIILVTFGLTFSMTFFPMRGSHSGSTKNDRICCIGFVNGNHWVPLKMKDGFPMPDIAPGWKQYRTNEATSWAIAYTGRLQHWGYLLGRLSRVTQNPPTEPVEAMSLDEP